The DNA window AAAGACAAACAAAAGACACAGAAAATGTTCTCCAACATTAACGGTATTAACTGTCATTTCggatcaaaaaaaaaaatatatatatatatatatataaaagaaaaatacaaaaattgagaatctctggtaaaaaaaacatgtcaaaCGATGACGATggagggaagaaaaagaaggccGCCCTTATCGGCGTGTCTTCATTGTTTCTCGTTGCCATGGTAGTTGCGGTGGCCGTCGGCGTCAACCGGAATGACCCCGATGAAATTAGTAGGATCAGTGGTGGCGGAGGCACAACGGAGATCTCCACTTCCGTCAAAGCGATTAAAGCCCTTTGTCATCCCACCGACTACCAAGAAACTTGCATAGAATCGCTCTCGGGAGTCAACACGAGCGACCCACGTGAGCTAATCAAGGTTGGATTCCAATCTACCATTAATGAACTCAAATATGCCATTGCAAAATCCGCCACCCTAAAAGAATTTGCCTCCGATCCCAAGGCTAAACCAGCACTCGACGTTTGTAACGAGGTTGTGGAGTACGCAATTGACGATCTCATAATGTCGTTTGATAGAATCACTGACAATTTcaatatcaacaaaattacTGATTACATCGAAGATCTTAAGGTTTGGCTTAGTGCCACGTTGACATTGCAAGAAACTTGCGTGGATGCATTTGATAATGTTACCGGCGATACAGGTGACAAAATGAGGCAATTATTGAAGACGTCAAAGGAAATGACCGCCAATGGACTTGGAATGGTGAGTGAGGTTACTTCCATTATGTCCTCTTTTGGGATGCGGATGACTGGACGGCGATTGTTGGAGGAGGAATCTAAtaaagaggaggaagaaccATCGTGGATCAACGACCGGCGCGGGCTACTCCAAGCCACTCCGAAAACCATCCAGCCCAATGTTGTGGTAGCTAAAGACGGAAGTGGGAAGTACAAGACGGTGAATGAAGCGTTATTTGATATCCCGAAGAAAAGCAATAAAACATTTGTGATTTATGTGAAGGAAGGAGTTTATGAAGAGCAGGTGATGATGAACAAAAGTATGACGTGGGTGATGATGATTGGAGACGGCCCGAATAAGACCAAGATTACCTCCAACAAGAACTTCGTCGATGGAACACCCACATTCAAAACCGCTACCGTTGGTAAGTTTATACTAATAACTCCGTTATAAACATGTTTGAAATCGAGTTATGAACTCCCAAATCTTGTATTCATGTTGATGACAAAAACACAGCGGTGGTTGGAACCAACTTCATTGCCAAGGACATGTGGTTCGAGAACTCGGCTGGACCAGAAAAACATCAAGCAGTGGCACTCCGAGTTCAATCCGACATGTCAATCTTTTACAATTGTCAAATGGACGGTTACCAAGATACACTCTACACTCACACCCATCGTCAATTCTATCGAGACTGCACCATCACTGGAACCATTGACTTCATCTTCGGTAATGCGGCTGTCGTCTTCCAAAACTGTAAGATTTTCGTGAGGAAACCATTGCCGAATCAACAATGCATCGTCACCGCTCAAGGGCGAAGCCAACGGAAGGAGCCCACCGCCATAATCCTACAGAACTGCCTCATCTCCTCCGCCCCCGACTACTTCCCTGTCCGCCACACCTACAAGGCCTACCTTGGCCGCCCATGGAAGGAATACTCAAGAACCATCATTTTGCAATGCAAAATCGACGACTTGATCCAGCCTGAAGGGTGGCTTCCATGGACGGGCGATTTTGCTCTCAATACATTGTTTTACTCGGAGTACAATTGCAGGGGAGCTGGCTCAAAGAAGGACAAACGGGTCAAGTGGAGGGGAATTAAGGAGATTACTCCCGAGCACGCTATCGATTTCACCGCTGGGTTATTTATTCGAGGTAATCCATGGATTAAGCCCACTGGAATTCCGTACAGTTCCGGCATGATGACATTGGCAGAACAAGAATTGACCGTGTAAATAGTTATGGTTTTaggatttttaattttaaaaaactattaatttaatgagattttattccttcaattttcttctaaCTTTTTGTTAAGTATATGAGAAACCATCTCACCTCGTGTTAGAGGTTGTTta is part of the Cucurbita pepo subsp. pepo cultivar mu-cu-16 chromosome LG03, ASM280686v2, whole genome shotgun sequence genome and encodes:
- the LOC111791797 gene encoding pectinesterase-like, yielding MSNDDDGGKKKKAALIGVSSLFLVAMVVAVAVGVNRNDPDEISRISGGGGTTEISTSVKAIKALCHPTDYQETCIESLSGVNTSDPRELIKVGFQSTINELKYAIAKSATLKEFASDPKAKPALDVCNEVVEYAIDDLIMSFDRITDNFNINKITDYIEDLKVWLSATLTLQETCVDAFDNVTGDTGDKMRQLLKTSKEMTANGLGMVSEVTSIMSSFGMRMTGRRLLEEESNKEEEEPSWINDRRGLLQATPKTIQPNVVVAKDGSGKYKTVNEALFDIPKKSNKTFVIYVKEGVYEEQVMMNKSMTWVMMIGDGPNKTKITSNKNFVDGTPTFKTATVAVVGTNFIAKDMWFENSAGPEKHQAVALRVQSDMSIFYNCQMDGYQDTLYTHTHRQFYRDCTITGTIDFIFGNAAVVFQNCKIFVRKPLPNQQCIVTAQGRSQRKEPTAIILQNCLISSAPDYFPVRHTYKAYLGRPWKEYSRTIILQCKIDDLIQPEGWLPWTGDFALNTLFYSEYNCRGAGSKKDKRVKWRGIKEITPEHAIDFTAGLFIRGNPWIKPTGIPYSSGMMTLAEQELTV